From a region of the Penaeus vannamei isolate JL-2024 chromosome 32, ASM4276789v1, whole genome shotgun sequence genome:
- the LOC113818844 gene encoding protein white isoform X1, which produces MVKELSAELLKTQGKFYADLWKEKPRDAPPTMPANGSDTSLDLVGEPDPLTYSWRNVSVYYSRSTKAIDVPILKGVTGICRPGELLAIMGASGAGKTTLLNVLTHRNNDKLRIVGDLFVNGHRVDPDSLTSRSAYVQQDDLFIGTLTVREQLIFQALLRMDRHVTYDERIKRVNQVIMELGLVKCENTLIGVPGKAKSISGGEMKRLSFACEILTNPSLMFCDEPTSGLDSFMAQNVVAVMKNMAERGKTIISTIHQPSSEVFAMFDRVLLMAEGRVAFLGEVEAALKFFGSIDLHCPKQYNPSDHFIDQLSVQPGKELKCRQKIDMICDAFRSSCFNEDIKGGVLANEQPSGVTYQKENEDDGRCPYKASWCKQFRAVCWRSWLEVVREPFLIRVRFLQIMAIAIMVGVLYRGQNMDEVGVFNINGALFLLLTNMTFQNCSAVINTFCSQKHLFLREHYNGMYRPDVYFLAKNLVEMPFFVTYSFLYATIMYFMIGLNPSLDRFLTCALVSVLVALTAVSFGYLLSCMASSVNMALTLLAPMTIPMMLFGGFFLNEKSTPVYMIWVKYLSWFNYGNEALMINQWQGVSNLTCTGVKTCFADGESILAHLGYSQDDLWWDVACLGVLIVVYRVVAFLLLLLRTHRGKTRS; this is translated from the exons ATGGTAAAGGAATTAAGTGCGGAGCTACTGAAGACCCAAGGGAAATTTTATGCAGATTTGTGGAAAGAAAAACCTCGTGATGCT CCGCCGACGATGCCAGCGAACGGCAGCGACACGTCCCTGGACCTGGTGGGCGAGCCAGACCCCCTCACCTACTCCTGGAGGAACGTCAGCGTCTACTACAGCCGCAGCACCAAGGCCATAGACGTCCCCATACTCAAAGGAG TGACGGGCATCTGTCGTCCCGGCGAGCTGCTGGCGATCATGGGGGCGTCGGGCGCGGGCAAGACGACGCTGCTCAACGTGCTCACGCACCGCAACAACGACAAGCTGCGCATCGTCGGCGACCTCTTCGTCAACGGCCACCGCGTGGACCCCGACTCCCTCACCAGCCGCTCCGCCTACGTGCAGCAGGACGACCTCTTCATCGGGACGCTGACAGTCCGAGAACAGCTGATCTTCCAG GCCCTGTTGAGGATGGACCGGCATGTCACGTATGACGAGAGGATCAAACGAGTCAACCAGGTCATCATGGAG CTCGGCCTCGTCAAGTGCGAGAACACTCTCATTGGAGTCCCGGGAAAGGCCAAGAGCATCTCCGGAGGTGAAATGAAGCGACTCAGCTTTGCCTGCGAG ATCCTGACCAACCCGTCCCTCATGTTCTGCGACGAGCCCACCTCCGGCCTGGACTCCTTCATGGCCCAGAACGTGGTGGCCGTCATGAAGAACATGGCCGAGCGGGGCAAGACCATCATCTCCACCATCCACCAGCCCAGCTCCGAGGTCTTCGCCATGTTCGATCGCGTCCTCCTCATGGCCGAGGGTCGAGTTGCGTTCCTGGGCGAGGTCGAGGCCGCCCTCAAGTTCTTCGGCAG cATCGACCTCCATTGCCCGAAGCAGTACAACCCCTCGGACCATTTCATCGACCAGCTCTCCGTGCAGCCCGGCAAGGAGCTCAAGTGCCGCCAGAAGATCGACATGATCTGCGACGCGTTCCGGTCCAGCTGTTTCAACGAGGACATCAAGGGGGGCGTGTTGGCGAACGAGCAGCCCAGCGGTGTG ACTTaccaaaaggaaaatgaagacgaCGGGCGGTGTCCTTACAAGGCCTCCTGGTGCAAGCAATTCCGGGCCGTCTGCTGGAGGTCTTGGCTGGAGGTTGTGAGGGAGCCCTTCCTGATCCGGGTCCGGTTCCTGCAGATCATG GCGATAGCGATCATGGTGGGCGTGTTGTACAGGGGACAAAACATGGACGAGGTGGGCGTGTTCAACATCAACggcgccctcttcctccttctcaccaacATGACTTTCCAGAACTGCTCGGCCGTCATCAAC aCCTTCTGCTCCCAAAAGCACCTGTTTCTACGAGAACACTACAACGGCATGTACCGGCCCGACGTGTACTTCCTGGCCAAGAACCTCGTCGAGATGCCGTTCTTCGTGACGTACTCGTTCCTGTACGCCACCATCATGTACTTTATGATTGGTCTGAACCCTTCGCTCGACCGGTTCCTGACCTGTGCCCTCGTGTCGGTCCTGGTGGCGCTGACCGCCGTTTCCTTCG GCTATCTCCTGTCTTGTATGGCGAGCTCCGTCAACATGGCCCTCACGCTCCTGGCACCGATGACTATTCCCATGATGCTCTTTGGAGGATTCTTCTTGAACGAGAA ATCGACGCCCGTCTACATGATATGGGTCAAGTACCTCTCCTGGTTCAACTACGGCAACGAGGCCCTCATGATCAACCAGTGGCAGGGCGTGAGCAACCTGACCTGCACCGGGGTCAAGACCTGTTTCGCGGACGGGGAGTCTATCCTGGCCCACCTCGGCTACTCCCAAGACGACCTGTGGTGGGACGTGGCGTGTCTGGGGGTCCTCATCGTCGTTTACAGAGTGGTGgccttcctgctgctgctcctccgcACGCACAGGGGGAAGACGCGGTCGTGA
- the LOC113818844 gene encoding protein white isoform X2, with product MPANGSDTSLDLVGEPDPLTYSWRNVSVYYSRSTKAIDVPILKGVTGICRPGELLAIMGASGAGKTTLLNVLTHRNNDKLRIVGDLFVNGHRVDPDSLTSRSAYVQQDDLFIGTLTVREQLIFQALLRMDRHVTYDERIKRVNQVIMELGLVKCENTLIGVPGKAKSISGGEMKRLSFACEILTNPSLMFCDEPTSGLDSFMAQNVVAVMKNMAERGKTIISTIHQPSSEVFAMFDRVLLMAEGRVAFLGEVEAALKFFGSIDLHCPKQYNPSDHFIDQLSVQPGKELKCRQKIDMICDAFRSSCFNEDIKGGVLANEQPSGVTYQKENEDDGRCPYKASWCKQFRAVCWRSWLEVVREPFLIRVRFLQIMAIAIMVGVLYRGQNMDEVGVFNINGALFLLLTNMTFQNCSAVINTFCSQKHLFLREHYNGMYRPDVYFLAKNLVEMPFFVTYSFLYATIMYFMIGLNPSLDRFLTCALVSVLVALTAVSFGYLLSCMASSVNMALTLLAPMTIPMMLFGGFFLNEKSTPVYMIWVKYLSWFNYGNEALMINQWQGVSNLTCTGVKTCFADGESILAHLGYSQDDLWWDVACLGVLIVVYRVVAFLLLLLRTHRGKTRS from the exons ATGCCAGCGAACGGCAGCGACACGTCCCTGGACCTGGTGGGCGAGCCAGACCCCCTCACCTACTCCTGGAGGAACGTCAGCGTCTACTACAGCCGCAGCACCAAGGCCATAGACGTCCCCATACTCAAAGGAG TGACGGGCATCTGTCGTCCCGGCGAGCTGCTGGCGATCATGGGGGCGTCGGGCGCGGGCAAGACGACGCTGCTCAACGTGCTCACGCACCGCAACAACGACAAGCTGCGCATCGTCGGCGACCTCTTCGTCAACGGCCACCGCGTGGACCCCGACTCCCTCACCAGCCGCTCCGCCTACGTGCAGCAGGACGACCTCTTCATCGGGACGCTGACAGTCCGAGAACAGCTGATCTTCCAG GCCCTGTTGAGGATGGACCGGCATGTCACGTATGACGAGAGGATCAAACGAGTCAACCAGGTCATCATGGAG CTCGGCCTCGTCAAGTGCGAGAACACTCTCATTGGAGTCCCGGGAAAGGCCAAGAGCATCTCCGGAGGTGAAATGAAGCGACTCAGCTTTGCCTGCGAG ATCCTGACCAACCCGTCCCTCATGTTCTGCGACGAGCCCACCTCCGGCCTGGACTCCTTCATGGCCCAGAACGTGGTGGCCGTCATGAAGAACATGGCCGAGCGGGGCAAGACCATCATCTCCACCATCCACCAGCCCAGCTCCGAGGTCTTCGCCATGTTCGATCGCGTCCTCCTCATGGCCGAGGGTCGAGTTGCGTTCCTGGGCGAGGTCGAGGCCGCCCTCAAGTTCTTCGGCAG cATCGACCTCCATTGCCCGAAGCAGTACAACCCCTCGGACCATTTCATCGACCAGCTCTCCGTGCAGCCCGGCAAGGAGCTCAAGTGCCGCCAGAAGATCGACATGATCTGCGACGCGTTCCGGTCCAGCTGTTTCAACGAGGACATCAAGGGGGGCGTGTTGGCGAACGAGCAGCCCAGCGGTGTG ACTTaccaaaaggaaaatgaagacgaCGGGCGGTGTCCTTACAAGGCCTCCTGGTGCAAGCAATTCCGGGCCGTCTGCTGGAGGTCTTGGCTGGAGGTTGTGAGGGAGCCCTTCCTGATCCGGGTCCGGTTCCTGCAGATCATG GCGATAGCGATCATGGTGGGCGTGTTGTACAGGGGACAAAACATGGACGAGGTGGGCGTGTTCAACATCAACggcgccctcttcctccttctcaccaacATGACTTTCCAGAACTGCTCGGCCGTCATCAAC aCCTTCTGCTCCCAAAAGCACCTGTTTCTACGAGAACACTACAACGGCATGTACCGGCCCGACGTGTACTTCCTGGCCAAGAACCTCGTCGAGATGCCGTTCTTCGTGACGTACTCGTTCCTGTACGCCACCATCATGTACTTTATGATTGGTCTGAACCCTTCGCTCGACCGGTTCCTGACCTGTGCCCTCGTGTCGGTCCTGGTGGCGCTGACCGCCGTTTCCTTCG GCTATCTCCTGTCTTGTATGGCGAGCTCCGTCAACATGGCCCTCACGCTCCTGGCACCGATGACTATTCCCATGATGCTCTTTGGAGGATTCTTCTTGAACGAGAA ATCGACGCCCGTCTACATGATATGGGTCAAGTACCTCTCCTGGTTCAACTACGGCAACGAGGCCCTCATGATCAACCAGTGGCAGGGCGTGAGCAACCTGACCTGCACCGGGGTCAAGACCTGTTTCGCGGACGGGGAGTCTATCCTGGCCCACCTCGGCTACTCCCAAGACGACCTGTGGTGGGACGTGGCGTGTCTGGGGGTCCTCATCGTCGTTTACAGAGTGGTGgccttcctgctgctgctcctccgcACGCACAGGGGGAAGACGCGGTCGTGA